In Quercus lobata isolate SW786 chromosome 12, ValleyOak3.0 Primary Assembly, whole genome shotgun sequence, a genomic segment contains:
- the LOC115972049 gene encoding cyclin-A2-2-like — protein sequence MKKENKTAAKVEEPTARITRARAKALGSSGGIFPSSKPSFKQDQKHVLCSQFKRAASDENNAPTGAPAGIQHKRRAVLEDVTNILCENSHINIHPTKIQTSKQARRGPTKKKIEVVADISPMQEDANTKLAEELSKIRMVESQEVTLPVKLEEQEPTETSMSSSIRECGLPDHMPLIVGSSKPAGLQSSQKKEDVVCKKSGTSNGPDIVDIDSNFKDPQDCSSYAPDIYSKLRVAELDCRPSTNYMEKVQRDITPSMRGILIDWLVEVSEEYGLVPDTLYLTVNLIDRFLSQNYMEKTRLQLLGVTCMLITSKYEEISAPRVEEFCFITDNTYTRGEVLKLESHVLNFLHFQLSVPTTKTFLRRFIQAAQASYKLPSIELELLANYLAELTLLEYSFLKFLPSLIAAAAVFLARWTLNQSDHPWNPTLEHYTGYNASELKTTVLALEDLQLNTKGCSLNAIREKYKQQKFKCVATMTSPQPVLSLFQNHDS from the exons atgaaaaaagaaaataaaactgcTGCCAAAGTTGAAGAGCCTACTGCCCGAATCACACGAGCAAGGGCTAAAGCCTTGGGCTCATCAGGAGGGATATTTCCGTCCTCAAAACCTTCCTTTAAGCAAGATCAGAAGCATGTTCTTTGCTCTCAGTTCAAAAGAGCAGCATCAGATGAGAACAATGCTCCTACAGGTGCCCCTGCTGGCATACAGCATAAGAGAAGGGCAGTGCTCGAGGATGTAACTAATATCTTATGTGAAAATTCACATATTAACATCCATCCAACAAAAATTCAG ACTAGCAAGCAGGCAAGAAGAGGTCCtacaaagaagaaaattgagGTGGTTGCAGATATTTCACCCATGCAagaagatgcaaatacaaagttAGCTGAAGAATTGTCCAAAATAAGGATGGTGGAATCACAAGAGGTCACATTACCAGTTAAGCTAGAAGAGCAAGAGCCAACAGAGACAAGCATGAGTTCTAGCATAAGAGAATGTGGTTTACCAGATCATATGCCTCTGATAGTGGGTTCTTCAAAACCTGCCGGACTCCAAAGTTCTCAAAAGAAAG AAGATGTGGTCTGCAAGAAATCAGGAACCTCTAATGGTCCAGACATTGTAGATATTGATTCAAACTTTAAAGATCCTCAAGACTGTAGCTCATATGCCCCTGATATATACAGTAAATTACGTGTTGCAGAG CTCGATTGTAGACCATCAACTAATTACATGGAAAAGGTGCAGCGAGATATCACTCCAAGCATGCGAGGAATTCTGATTGATTGGCTTGTGGAG GTTTCCGAAGAATATGGGCTGGTTCCGGACACACTTTACCTCACAGTGAATCTCATTGATcggtttctttctcaaaattataTGGAAAAAACAAGACTCCAGTTGCTTGGTGTTACTTGCATGCTAATCACCTC TAAGTATGAAGAAATCTCTGCACCAAGAGTGGAGGAATTCTGCTTTATCACAGACAATACCTACACGAGAGGAGAG GTTTTAAAACTGGAAAGTCATGTTTTAAATTTCTTGCACTTCCAGCTATCTGTTCCCACCACAAAAACATTTCTCAG GAGATTCATTCAAGCAGCACAAGCTTCTTACAAG CTTCCTTCTATCGAACTCGAGCTCTTGGCAAATTATTTAGCAGAACTGACACTTCTCGAATATAGCTTCCTGAAGTTTCTACCTTCCCTCATTGCTGCAGCTGCTGTGTTCCTCGCCAGATGGACACTCAATCAGTCAGACCACCCATGG AATCCCACCTTAGAGCATTATACCGGTTACAATGCATCAGAACTGAAAACCACAGTCCTTGCACTGGAAGATTTGCAACTGAACACCAAGGGTTGCTCTTTAAATGCTATACGTGAGAAGTATAAGCAACAGAAG TTCAAGTGTGTGGCAACTATGACCTCTCCGCAACCAGTTCTTTCATTGTTCCAAAATCATGATAGCTGA